Proteins from one Aulosira sp. FACHB-615 genomic window:
- a CDS encoding vanadium-dependent haloperoxidase, with product MQFESESANQAQNNSPNSPTRNSFIKRFSRRSFLNRTTMLTATGVVAGVMGSTVSSFRKEGVVQASGRDVVGRFNYNRFVDRAYRVRLEAARLERSFPIPPHPTNGDEQRYANKIGSDSRGLPHNQRGEVNLEAYNSLTTALNRQDPSLYEKIILGGTRKLVNPQGPLAISLEGINAAQIGVPIPPALASAARADEAVELYWQALLRDVSFSKFQDNTDDPNVLAAVDELNRLSAFYGPKINGRVTPQTLFRGTVSYVDPSDRSGGTPRHVTPPGVLNGPYISQFLLRNIPWGTQYILAVIRTALSGNDFLIDFNEWLTVQNGGNSGRSINYDPTRRYVSTVRDLGEFAHIGGALYYGASLLLSSPVSLRDPLIDGGIGAPLNPGNPYVNSRTQVGSAATFAVGHLQALLNLGTSRAIRASYWQKYYVHRTLRPEAYGGLIYNNLVNRTQYPIHPEILNSQALARTYSKLGTYLLPQAYPEAAPLHPSYTGGAAVIAGVNVTLLKAFFDENHVIPNPVVPDPSDPTKLIPYTGEPLTVGGELNKLATNYAIGRGHGGIHWRTDGAAGIAIGEEVAISLLRDERLGYIEDFPGFTFTRFDGTRITV from the coding sequence ATGCAATTTGAATCTGAGTCAGCAAATCAAGCGCAAAACAACAGCCCAAATTCTCCAACTCGCAATTCATTTATTAAACGCTTCAGCAGACGTTCATTTCTCAATCGCACCACAATGTTAACTGCAACTGGGGTAGTTGCAGGTGTGATGGGTTCCACAGTTTCGTCTTTCCGCAAAGAAGGCGTTGTTCAAGCTAGTGGACGAGATGTGGTTGGGCGGTTTAACTATAACAGGTTTGTAGATAGAGCCTACCGAGTTCGCTTAGAAGCCGCCAGACTAGAACGAAGTTTTCCGATTCCACCTCATCCTACCAACGGCGATGAGCAAAGGTATGCTAACAAAATTGGCAGTGATTCTAGAGGTTTGCCCCATAACCAAAGAGGTGAAGTTAACCTAGAAGCTTACAACTCTTTAACTACAGCACTTAACAGGCAAGACCCCAGCCTATATGAAAAAATTATCTTGGGTGGTACCAGAAAACTAGTCAACCCTCAAGGGCCGTTGGCAATTAGCCTTGAAGGTATCAACGCGGCTCAAATAGGCGTACCAATACCACCAGCTTTAGCCAGTGCAGCCCGCGCCGATGAAGCAGTGGAATTATACTGGCAAGCTTTACTGCGTGATGTATCTTTTTCTAAGTTTCAAGATAATACAGATGATCCGAATGTTTTAGCAGCTGTTGACGAGTTGAACAGACTGTCTGCTTTTTACGGGCCAAAAATCAATGGTCGTGTCACCCCGCAAACTTTATTTCGTGGTACTGTCAGCTACGTTGACCCCTCTGACCGTTCTGGTGGAACTCCAAGACACGTCACTCCGCCAGGGGTATTAAACGGCCCTTACATTTCCCAATTTTTACTGCGGAATATTCCTTGGGGAACACAGTATATTTTGGCAGTAATTCGGACTGCCCTCTCCGGTAATGACTTTTTGATTGACTTTAACGAATGGCTGACTGTGCAGAATGGTGGCAATTCTGGCAGATCAATTAATTATGACCCTACGCGCCGTTATGTATCGACTGTGCGTGATTTGGGTGAATTTGCTCATATTGGTGGCGCTTTGTATTACGGGGCTTCTTTACTTCTCAGTTCCCCAGTGAGTTTACGTGACCCACTGATTGACGGTGGAATTGGCGCACCGTTAAATCCTGGTAATCCCTACGTTAACTCTCGGACACAAGTAGGTTCTGCTGCGACATTTGCCGTGGGGCATTTACAAGCACTATTAAACTTGGGAACTTCACGGGCAATTCGCGCCTCATATTGGCAGAAGTATTATGTACATCGCACCCTGCGCCCAGAAGCCTACGGTGGATTAATCTACAACAATCTTGTCAACAGGACTCAATATCCCATTCATCCTGAGATATTAAATTCCCAAGCTTTGGCCAGAACTTACAGCAAGTTGGGTACTTATTTGCTACCGCAAGCTTATCCAGAAGCTGCACCTTTACATCCTTCATATACGGGTGGCGCTGCGGTAATTGCAGGTGTGAATGTGACATTGTTAAAGGCTTTCTTTGATGAAAACCACGTCATTCCTAACCCCGTAGTACCCGACCCCAGCGACCCAACAAAGTTAATTCCCTACACTGGTGAGCCATTAACCGTGGGTGGAGAGTTGAACAAGTTGGCAACTAATTATGCTATTGGTCGTGGTCACGGTGGTATTCACTGGCGGACTGATGGTGCAGCAGGTATAGCTATAGGGGAAGAGGTGGCTATTAGCCTATTGCGAGATGAAAGGTTAGGTTATATCGAAGATTTCCCAGGCTTTACCTTTACTAGATTTGACGGCACCAGAATTACTGTTTGA
- a CDS encoding TIGR02281 family clan AA aspartic protease yields the protein MNCAWKRAITNINVALIVVMPTLILSAFTHRAVAEDKGTCFMVTASGMTVELTKLCSDAQKINATSGGKVFRIPIKRHFGRTPVIDVTFNNQKTFEMIVDTGANGTLITQAMANALQVKPTGTLQAQTADGSQVQFSTGKVQSISAGGIVANNLEVAIASKAGIGLLGHDFFGNYDIKISQTVVEFHTR from the coding sequence ATGAACTGCGCTTGGAAACGGGCAATTACTAATATTAACGTGGCGTTGATTGTAGTAATGCCAACGCTGATATTATCAGCATTTACACACCGGGCAGTAGCGGAAGATAAAGGTACTTGTTTTATGGTGACTGCTTCTGGAATGACGGTGGAGTTAACCAAGCTTTGCAGTGATGCTCAGAAAATCAACGCAACTTCTGGGGGTAAGGTTTTTCGGATACCTATCAAACGTCACTTTGGTAGAACTCCGGTGATTGATGTCACCTTTAATAACCAAAAAACCTTTGAAATGATTGTCGATACAGGTGCTAACGGAACTTTGATTACCCAAGCAATGGCTAATGCTTTGCAAGTTAAACCCACAGGTACACTGCAAGCGCAAACTGCTGATGGTAGCCAAGTACAATTTTCTACAGGCAAAGTTCAGTCTATCTCTGCGGGTGGGATTGTAGCAAATAATCTGGAAGTGGCGATCGCATCTAAAGCAGGTATCGGCTTACTTGGTCACGATTTCTTTGGTAACTATGACATCAAAATTTCACAAACAGTCGTGGAATTTCATACGCGCTAG
- a CDS encoding RNA-guided endonuclease TnpB family protein → MKTLKFKLYQHKRNKHLKRMINAAGVIYNHCIALHKRYYRMWGKHLNCTKLQSHIAKLRKQNPFWQSVGSQAVQDICQRIEKAYQLFFKHNHKGVRPPGFKKVKKYKSFTLKQAGYKFLNGNKVKIGHRVYQFWKSREIEGTIKTLTIKRTPLGELFMVVVVDNCVESETKSTTGRIAGFDFGLKTFLTCSDGTKIESPQFFKQSLNAIKNASRQHSKKLKGSSNRERARKNLVRKHEDISHRRRDWFWKLAHELTDKFDVLCFETLNLKGMQRLWGRKISDLAFGEFVLILVWIAKKKNKLLVFINQWYPSTKTCSCCGYVLQELDLSIREWRCPSCQSVNARDENASRNICAVGASTVGLGDVSRVMPAIAV, encoded by the coding sequence ATGAAAACACTGAAGTTTAAGCTATATCAACACAAAAGAAATAAACACCTAAAGCGCATGATAAATGCGGCTGGGGTCATCTACAATCATTGCATTGCTCTACACAAACGCTACTACAGAATGTGGGGCAAGCACTTGAATTGTACAAAACTTCAGTCGCACATTGCCAAATTGAGAAAGCAAAATCCATTCTGGCAATCGGTAGGTTCTCAAGCAGTACAAGATATCTGTCAACGTATCGAGAAAGCCTATCAATTATTCTTTAAACATAATCATAAAGGAGTTAGACCACCAGGATTTAAGAAAGTTAAAAAATACAAATCATTCACCCTCAAACAAGCAGGCTATAAGTTTTTAAATGGCAACAAGGTAAAAATTGGTCATCGAGTATATCAATTTTGGAAGTCTAGAGAGATAGAGGGAACAATCAAAACCTTAACCATTAAACGTACACCATTAGGTGAATTGTTTATGGTTGTGGTGGTTGATAATTGTGTTGAGTCAGAAACCAAGTCCACGACTGGTAGAATAGCGGGGTTTGATTTTGGACTCAAAACATTTCTCACTTGCTCGGATGGTACTAAAATTGAGTCACCCCAATTTTTTAAGCAATCCCTAAACGCTATTAAAAATGCTAGTAGACAGCATTCCAAAAAGTTAAAAGGCTCATCTAACAGAGAACGAGCTAGAAAAAATTTAGTCCGCAAGCATGAAGATATTTCTCATCGTCGGCGTGATTGGTTTTGGAAGTTGGCACATGAACTAACTGATAAGTTTGATGTGCTATGTTTTGAAACCTTAAATCTCAAAGGAATGCAGCGTCTTTGGGGGAGGAAAATCTCAGATTTGGCGTTTGGCGAGTTTGTGCTAATCCTCGTATGGATTGCCAAAAAGAAGAATAAATTGCTTGTTTTCATCAACCAATGGTATCCATCAACTAAGACTTGCTCTTGTTGTGGTTATGTTCTACAAGAGTTAGATTTATCTATTAGAGAATGGCGTTGCCCATCCTGCCAATCAGTAAATGCAAGGGATGAAAACGCCAGTCGTAATATTTGTGCAGTCGGGGCATCGACTGTTGGGTTAGGTGATGTAAGTCGGGTTATGCCTGCTATCGCTGTTTGA
- a CDS encoding phosphodiester glycosidase family protein, with amino-acid sequence MWIKKIFLLCILSISINLLFACKEDTANSSTKAAKTCPGENPQFSLEFFKTNNQGQKSTKGINHVIIFNPKSPKLDFKVNVGLSHKLYAKNQQGKFIRNYVPKQFNEIISDRNSLLNGQRPLVAINADYIGTDDKPQGLNISRGVEYSGAFKTRRSSFGISGGKPQERIATIQAGRRSNNLWNYNLVGGNGRFYRQGKFKDICQDLGELACKESTNRSMVATTSRGYVILLVNDIKANSVIESSQVNQELLPDMFDDVLSGIARNNCLGKIQEGMLFDGGASPGLYYNGKIYVENGGAIGSVFLIYKISN; translated from the coding sequence ATGTGGATTAAGAAAATATTTCTCTTATGTATATTGAGCATTAGTATCAATTTGTTGTTTGCTTGTAAAGAAGATACAGCAAATTCATCAACCAAAGCTGCAAAAACTTGCCCCGGTGAAAATCCTCAATTCAGCCTGGAATTTTTTAAAACTAATAATCAAGGGCAGAAATCCACTAAGGGTATTAATCATGTGATTATTTTTAATCCTAAATCACCAAAGTTAGATTTCAAGGTGAATGTGGGTTTATCTCACAAGCTTTATGCAAAAAATCAACAGGGTAAATTTATCAGAAATTATGTACCGAAGCAATTTAATGAAATTATCAGCGATCGCAATTCCCTGTTAAATGGACAAAGACCGCTAGTAGCGATTAACGCCGATTATATCGGCACTGATGATAAACCACAAGGCTTAAATATTTCCCGTGGTGTGGAGTATTCGGGCGCATTTAAAACTAGACGTTCTTCCTTTGGTATTTCTGGAGGGAAACCACAAGAGCGAATCGCCACAATTCAAGCAGGGAGAAGAAGTAATAATCTTTGGAATTACAATTTAGTGGGTGGAAATGGCAGATTTTATCGCCAAGGTAAGTTTAAAGATATTTGTCAAGATTTAGGAGAACTTGCTTGTAAAGAATCAACTAATCGCTCTATGGTGGCGACGACTAGTAGAGGTTATGTAATTTTATTAGTGAATGATATCAAAGCTAATTCCGTTATTGAATCTTCTCAAGTTAATCAAGAATTACTACCAGATATGTTTGATGATGTTTTATCGGGTATTGCTCGGAATAATTGTTTAGGCAAAATTCAAGAAGGAATGTTATTTGATGGGGGTGCTTCGCCTGGATTATATTACAACGGTAAAATTTATGTCGAAAATGGCGGTGCAATTGGTTCGGTGTTTTTGATTTACAAAATATCCAATTAA